The genomic stretch GCGCGGTGAACCAGATCACCGCCAACCTCCCGGTGCCGCGCAACGCGCACGACCAATCTCCGCCGCCGCGCTTGCGCGCCGCATGCCGAGATGCCTCGTTACAACGTCGTCGTTGCCGCCCGATCTTCAAATTCGCCCCCCTGCCATTGCTGGCAGCCGAGGGCTGGTTAATCACAAATTAACAGGGGCAACAATCCCGGCTGGGTTGCAGGCTTGAAGATTAAGAGGGACCTCCAGGCTTCGCGGCGTTGCGCTGAAACCGCCATCTCGGATTCGACCGATGCGTGGTCGCGGTTACGCCGTTTTGGCTTTGGCGGTCTCGGCCCTGCTGGCGAACTGATCGAACGCCTCGACCGCCTGCGCGGCATACATCACGCTGGGGCCGGCGCCCATATAGATCGCCATGCCCATCGTCTCCATCACCTCGTCGCGGCTGGCGCCATGCTTGACCGCGGCCTCGGCGTGAAAGCCGATGCAGCCGTCGCAGCGGGTGGCAACCGAGATGGCGAGCGCGATCAGCTCCTTGGTCTTGGCGTCGAGCGCATTGGCCTTCAGCGCCGCCTGGGCGATCGCGCTGAACCCCTTCATCACTTCAGGCGCGCCGCCGCGCACTTCCTTCAGCGCGACCGAGAGGTCGCCGGTCATTTCGATCCAGTTCTTATACATTGCTTTCACCTAAACCCTGACTAATGAAGCCTTAGCGACAAACGGCTCCCGGGAGCGAGACGCGCTCGCACCCGGGAGCCTAGAATTCAAAACCGCGACGCTGTCAATTCTGCTTGGCGGGGCAGGTCTTGATACCGAACAGCGTATAGGCCGGGCAGAAGCCGACCGCGGCGGTCAGCAGCGGCACGACGCCGACCCAGGCCCAAATCGGACCGCCGGTCAGCGCCCAATAGATCAGGCCGATTCCGACGATGGCGCGCAGCACCCGGTCGATCATTCCAACATTCGTCGTCATGTGCATTTCCTCTCTTGGCTGAGTGACGAAAATCGCGTGAGCCAATCAAACCAACCGGTTCATGGGGCTTGGTTGATGTGGCTTGGTTCGCGCGACCTCTTTGAGTGGCTTGGTCCGTGTGACGTGGTCCGTGTGACTTGAGTTCAAGTGGCTTCGTGTGACCTCGCTGAGTGACGCTGTCGGTTTATGGCGTCGCCACGCGGCGGTCTGTGACCAAGTCACCGCCTCGACAAATCATCTTCCGGGATGGGCCGCCGTGGCGCGCAGCGGCGCGGCGTTGCGCAGTTCGACGCGGCCGCGCCCGAGGCTGATCCAGCCGCGGCGTTCGAACGCCTTGAGATGGCGGCTGACCACTTCGCGCGCGGTGCCGATTTCGGCGGCCAGCTGCTGATGCGTGATCGACAATTCGTGGCCGTTCGCCGCCAGTTTCAGCAGCCGCGCCGCCAGCCGGGAATCGATCGATTCAAAGGCGACGTGCTGGATCACGCTCATCAGATCCGCCATCCGCGCCGCCTGGGCCTGAAACACGAAGCCGCGGAATTGCGCCGAGCGCCCCATCAGATCGTTGAAGGTCGCCGCCGGCAGCCCCACCGCCTCGACCGGCGTTTCGGTGACCGCGAAGGCGCTGTAATTCTCCGAGGCCAGCAGCGCCAGCGTGGTCAGGATGCAGATATTGCCGGGGCCGAGCCGGTACAGCACGATCTCATTGCCTTCGCCATCGAGCTGATAGACCCGGACATTGCCGCTGCGCACCAGGATGAAGAAACCGCAGGGCTGATCCGGCGCGAACACCGTGGCGCCGGCCGGCAGGGTCATCGCCATCGCGCCGGCGAGCAGTGGCGTGCGCTCATCGGCCGGCAGGTCGGCGAGATCCGGAAAGCGCTGCAACCAGTCGGTGTCCGGCAGATTCATCGCGATGACCGGCTCCAGGACAATATCCAGGGACAAAATGCACAACCTGCCGCTGTATGCGGCATGGCCGGCGGGGTCCCATTGATCCTGGTCAATGGCGCGGGCGTCATGGCGTCGCAGCGCGGCGGCGGACCTGGCTGGGACGAGGCCGCCACGGATGCATGCCCTGTTATGGTCCCGTTCTGCGGAGCAGCGCTTTGCGCTGCACCGCGCCCGGGACACGGACGCAGCTTTACGCGGGCCGCTTACGCCACGCCGATCTGAAGCTTGGCGTCCGACAGGAATTCGTAAGGCACCAGCGCCAGATTGAGCGGCGCCGGCCCGAGCCGGATCCGGCCCGAGGAATCATATTGCGAGCCGTGGCACTGGCAGAACCAGCCGTCGAAATTGCCCTCATGCGGGGTCGGAATGCAGCCCAGATGGGTGCAGATCGCCGAGACCACCAGCCATTCTTCGTGGCCCGCTTTGACTCGGGCTGAATCCGGCTGCGGATCGCGCATCGATTTCCAGTCGGCGGTCTCGGCCTCCTCGATCTGTTTCGGCGTGCGGTGGCTGACGAAGATCGGCTGACCGCGCCAGAACACCTTGATCACCTGGCCGACCGCGATCGGCCCGAGGTCGATCTCGACCGGAAAGCCTGCGGCGACCGTCGAGGCGCTAGGATTCATCTGGGCGATGAACGGCCAGGTCGCGGCCGCGGCACCGACCGCGGCGACCGCACCGGTGGCAATGAACAGAAAATCGCGTCGGCTCGAATCGACTGAGATAGCGTTGGTCATCCTTGATGCCTCGCTGAATTGTGATCCCCGTGGAATGTTGCAACATAGGCCGCTGCGATGGGCGGTTCTGTGACGAAGTCACCGGAAACCGAGCGGTATCGGGCTCTTGCGCAGGCCAGCGCGATCATGTTGGTTGTCGGCTGTCTGGAGCGTGTGCCGCCCCTGCAACCGGAGCCCATCATGAATGATACGAGTGCCTATACCCCGCCCAAGGTCTGGAGCTGGAACAAGGACAATGGCGGCAAGTTCGCGAGTACCAACCGTCCGATCGCAGGCCCCACCCACGACAAGGAGCTGCCAGTCGGCCGCCATCCGATGCAGCTCTACTCGCTGGCGACGCCGAATGGCGTCAAAGCCACGGTGATGCTGGAGGAACTGCTGGAACTCGGCCACAAAGGCGCCGAATATGACGCCTGGCTGATCAAGATCGACGGCAATCAGTTCGGCAGCGGCTTCGTCGCCGTCAACCCGAACTCGAAAATCCCGGCGCTGATGGATCGCAGCGGGCCGACGCCGATCCGGGTGTTCGAATCCGGCGCGATCCTGATGCATCTGGCGGAAAAATTCGGCGTGTTGTTGCCGCGCGACGGCGCGGCGCGCGCCGAATGCCTGTCATGGCTGTTCTGGCAGATGGGCAGCGCGCCCTATCTGGGCGGCGGCTTCGGTCACTTTTACGCCTACGCACCGACCAAGATCGAATACGCCATCGACCGCTTTGCGATGGAGGTGAAGCGCCAGCTCGACGTGCTCGATCGCCGCCTCGCCGACAGCCGCTATCTGGGCGGCGATGACTACACCATCGCCGATATCGCGGTGTGGCCATGGTATGGCGGGCTGGTCAAGGGCGTGCTCTATGAGGCTGGCGAATTCCTGCAGGTGCAGGACTACAAGAATGTTCAGCGATGGGCCGATGCAATCGCGCAGCGCCCGGCGGTGCAGCGTGGTCGCTTGGTCAACCGCACTTGGGGCGAACTCTCAAGCCAACTCCACGAGCGCCACGATGCCAGCGACTTTGCGACCCGGACTCAGGACAAACTGGAAGCGACCAAATAGGCTGGCCTAGGCTGGCCGAAGCGGCGCGAATACGCAGGACCGAGGGAACCGTTTCTGGTGTTCCCTCGGTTATTCGCGAGCTCAGCGCGGCTGCACGGCCAGCGAACGACGACGCTCGTAGCGCGCCCGCAGCATCGGTGCCATCATCCAGGACAGCGGCGCAGAGATGGCGAAGCTGATCAGCACCACAGCGGGGATCAGCCCAAAAGCAAGGTCCGACAGTGTCGGCACCGCCAAGACAGTGACGATGCCAATGCCGAACACCACGGCGTTGAGCATCATGAAGATCATCGATGCGATCTGAAAACGAGTCGACATGGCGGCTCTCCTGTTGGTTTGGGATTCAATTCGGTATCCGCCAACTGGTTCCGGCTTCCGTTGGGTGAGTTCGACGCAACCGCCGCGAAGCAGACACGCAACCAAGGTTCGCTTCTGGCGCGAAGGCTTTTGCGATAGAGCTTCGGCCGCAGCGTCAGCGGAACCGAGAAGGTCGACCGGCATGGAGAAAACATTGCGGCAATGGCTCGACGGCCATGGTCTTGGGGCGATCATCGCCGCGGTGCTGGGCGCGATTCTGCTGCTGGCGGCCATTCTGGTGGTCGGCGGCTACTGGCTGGTGACGCCGTAATCCGACGACGGCTGCGGGAACCGAGATTGGCGACTCGTGTCAATCACGCCGCTGAGGCGATAGGCCATGTGCGGCTCGGCCGCGCAATCCACTGGCGGCATTTGTTTTGCATAGCGGTTGGCGGCAGTCCCGGCATCGCGCCCGGCGCGGCCACGCCTGCGCATTGACCGGCGATGAATCGACGGTCGCGCCGGATTTGCACCACGGCCTTGCCCCGCACAGGAGACATCATGAGCCTCGCAGACCAATCCACTTGCTGCCATGCCACCACCAGGGCCGAGACCAATTCGGTGTTGCATCCGTTGCAAGCGCTGACGCCGGCGGAAATCATCAAGGTCGCGGCCATCGTCAATGCCGATCCGCCCTATGGGGTCGATACCAGGTTCGAGACCATCGAGCTGCTGGAGCCGGACAAATCGGTGGTGCGCGCGTTCAAGCCCGGCATGAAGATCGCCCGGCAGGCCCGGGTCAGCGTGTTCAGCACCACCGCGATCGGCGTCACCCGGCTGTTCGTTTCGCTCGACGACGGCCGCATCGTCGAGCGCAAGGAATTCCCGCGAGCGCGGCCGATGATCCAGCTCGAGCAGTTCCTCGCCATCGAAGGCTATGTCCGCGCCGATCCGGATTTCATCGCCGGCTGCGCCCGGCGCGGCATCACCGACATGACCACGGTCTGCGTCGACCCATGGTCGGCGGGCAATTTCTCCATCCCCGGCGAAGAAGGCCGGCATCTGTGCCATGTCTTCGCCTGGCAGCGCCTATGCGAGAACGAGAATTTCTACGCCCATCCGATCGAGGGGCTCAACGCCGTGATCGACCTCAAGACCTGGGAGATCATCCGCGTCGATGATTACGGCACCATCCCGATCCCGCTGCGGCAGGCCAATTATGAAAAGGAATTCAACACCTCGACGCGCGCACCGTTGAAGCCGATCGACGTGACCCAACCGCAAGGCGTCAACTTCAAGATCGAGGGCAGCGCGCTCAGCTGGGACAAATGGTCGTTTGTGGTCGGCTTCAACGCCCGCGAAGCGCTGACCTTGCACGACATCAAATATGACGGCCGCTCGATCGCGCACCGCGCCTCATTGGTCGAAATGGTGGTGCCCTATGGCAGCCCGGTCAACGGCCATTTCCGCAAGAACGTGTTCGACATCGGCGAATACGGCATCGGCAAGCTGGCCAATTCGCTCAAGCTCGGCTGCGACTGCCTCGGCGTGATCGAATATATGGACGTGCACATGAGCACGATGAACGGCGACGTGATGACGATCGAAAAGGCGATCTGCATTCACGAAGAGGATTCCGGGCTGGCCTGGAAGCACTGGGATTTCCGCACCGACCGCGCCGAGATCCGCCGCGCGCGCAAGCTCGTGGTCTCGACTATCTGCACCGTCGGCAATTACGAATATGCGTTGTACTGGTACTTCCATCTCGACGGCACGATCGAATTCGAGATGAAGGCCACCGGCATCATCAATACCGCGGCCTGCCTGCCCGGCCAGCCCGGCAAATATGCCCGCGAGGTGCTGCCCGGCGTGGTCGGCCAGATCCATCAGCACATCTTCTGCGCCCGGCTCGATATGGCGGTCGACGGCGACAACAACAGTTTTGTCGAATGCAACACCTATGCGGAGCCCGAGGACAGCGCCGACAATCCGTACGGCAACGCATTCTATGAAAGCGAAACCGTGCTGGGGACCGAACTTGCGGCGGCGCGCCGCGCCAACCCGGCGGCCCAACGCTACTGGAAAGTGGTCAATCCCAACAAGACCAACTACACCGGCGCGCCGGTGAGCTACAAGCTCGAGGCGATGAATTGCGTGACGCCGTTCGTCAGCCCGAATTCGGCGTCCGGCAAGCGCTCCAGTTTCGTGCAGAACCACGTCTGGGTCACCGCGTTCGATCCCGAGGAGCGCTTTCCGGCCGGCAATTACATGAATCATTCCGACGGCGCCGGCGGCATCGCCGATTTCGTCAAGCAGGACCGGCCGCTGGTGAACACCGACATCGTGCTGTGGCACGTGTTCGGCCTGCATCATCCGGTGCGGATCGAGGATTTTCCGGTGCAGCCCTGCATCTCCACCGGCTTCAAACTGGTGCCGCACGGCTTCTTCGACGGCAATCCCTGCATCGACCTGCCCGCCGAGCAGAACGCGGCGAGCTGCTGCGCCAACGCGGCGGTGACCTGAGCGACAGACACCGTCCCGCTCCGCCGGTTGGGCGGGGCGGGACGGTGACTCTCGGACATCTCATCTCAATTTGAAGGGCATCACTTCCTAGTGGATCGCCGCATACATGATCTTTTCCTCGTTGGCCTCGAGCGCCGAGAATTCCTCCACGACCTTGCCCTGGCGGCTCACCAGAATACGATCCGACAGCGCCATTACTTCCGGGAGATATGAGGAGATGACAACCACGGCTTTGCCCTCGTCGGCGAGCCTGTTGATCAGATCGTGGATCTCGACGATCGCGCCAACGTCGACGCCACGGGTGGGCTCGTCGAAGATGATCAGATCCGGCTCCTGAGCCAGCGACTTGGCGATCACCACCTTCTGCTGGTTGCCGCCGGAAAGCTCCACGACTTTGGCCTTGGCGTCGATCGCGCGCACGTTCAGCCGCGCCACCCAATCCGCGCCGGCCGCCTGGGTTTCGCGGCTCGACAGCAAAAACCGGCCGCGGGGGAATTTCGCCAATATGCCGAGATAGATGTTGCGCGCGATCGACATCGTCTCGAAGAAGCCTTCCACCTTGCGATCCTCGGTGACATAGGCGATGCCCCCGCGCACGGCCGGGGCCGGAACGCGATAACGCACCGGCGTGCCGCGCAGCAAGATCTCGCCGCCGTGAAAGAAATCGCGCTTCAGGACGCCCGCAACGATCTTGAAGGTCTCGGTCCGACCCGCGCCGACCAGGCCGAACACGCCCGTGATCTGCCCGGCGAACACCGACAGCGAATTGTTCTTCACCATCGGCGCCATTTTCAGATTCTGAACGGTGAGAACGCGCTCGCCCGCACGGCGCACCTCGGTCTTGCGCTTGCCGTACAGCGTATTGGACAGATCGCGCCCGACCATCGCCTGAACGATCCGGGCACGGTCGAAATTGCCGGCATCATCGGTGACGACATGCTTGCCGTCCCGCAACACCGTGATGCGGTCGGCCAGCAGCAGCGCCTCTTCCAGCGCGTGCGAGATGAACACAATCGACACGCCGCGTTTCTTCAGATCACGGACCAGATCAAAGAAGTAGTTCTTCTCCTCGGGGGTCAGCGTCGCAGTCGGCTCGTCGAACACGATCACCTGCGCCTGATGCAACACCGCGCGGGCGATCTCCACCATCTGCTTCTTGGCGGCGCCAAGCGATCCAACGGTGCTGGTCGGCGTCACGTCGAAATTGAGCGACTGCAGGAATTGCTGGGCCGCGATATAGATGCCGCGCAGCCGATTGTAGAATTTCTCCTGGCCGAGAAACAGGTTCTGCGCCACCGTCATGGTCGGCACCAGACTGTTCTCCTGAAACACCATCGCGATGCCGAGATGGCGCGCATCCAGTGGCGATTTCGGCGAAACTTCCTTGCCATTGACGAACATCGCACCGGATGTGAGCGTTACCACGCCGGCCATCGCCTTGGTCAACGTCGATTTTCCAGCGCCATTCTCGCCGATCAAGGCGTGGATCTCGCCGCGCCGCAATTGGAAGTCGACATCCTCGATCGCGGGCACGCCGGCGTAGTGCTTGGTGGCCTTGCGAAATTCGATGATGGCGTCGCTCATGCGCCCAGCTCCCTCTTGACCGTCGCCAGCGACAGGCGAAGCAACCGCCCGGGGCCTTTCGCCAGAACATAGAGACCATCGCCAACCTCAGCCGCCGCGACCACGCCGTGGTTGTGACCGTCGACCCGGCTGTGCAGCGAGTACAGCGGCGTGAAATCATCGTCGAGCCGGACCACCAGACCGTAGGAACGTGGCGGCGCCCACGGCTTGATCACGCCCATGGTTTTGAGATGCGCCCCCTGCATCGGCTCCCGGAACGATTCGCCCGACCGCAGCCGCGGCACGATCCAGAATTCCGGATCGATCTCGGCGATCATCCGCCGCCGGTAGCCAGGTTCGCGGAGCACGAATTCCACCAGCTGGGTCCGGGCGATGAAGGCCGTCAGCCAGAAACCCCCGCCAGCCGCCGCGGATATCCGCGACGGATAGACCGGAAGATGATCGAGCAATGGCCGCACGCCGCCATCGCCGTCGATGGCGACGATCCGGTGACGCCAGCTCTCGCTGACGGTCGTCGTCGCGCCGGCAGTTACGACGCCAAACGCATAGCCCAGCCCGCTGGCAACGACGCG from Rhodopseudomonas sp. BAL398 encodes the following:
- a CDS encoding carboxymuconolactone decarboxylase family protein gives rise to the protein MYKNWIEMTGDLSVALKEVRGGAPEVMKGFSAIAQAALKANALDAKTKELIALAISVATRCDGCIGFHAEAAVKHGASRDEVMETMGMAIYMGAGPSVMYAAQAVEAFDQFASRAETAKAKTA
- a CDS encoding DUF2892 domain-containing protein, producing MTTNVGMIDRVLRAIVGIGLIYWALTGGPIWAWVGVVPLLTAAVGFCPAYTLFGIKTCPAKQN
- a CDS encoding Crp/Fnr family transcriptional regulator, with the translated sequence MNLPDTDWLQRFPDLADLPADERTPLLAGAMAMTLPAGATVFAPDQPCGFFILVRSGNVRVYQLDGEGNEIVLYRLGPGNICILTTLALLASENYSAFAVTETPVEAVGLPAATFNDLMGRSAQFRGFVFQAQAARMADLMSVIQHVAFESIDSRLAARLLKLAANGHELSITHQQLAAEIGTAREVVSRHLKAFERRGWISLGRGRVELRNAAPLRATAAHPGR
- the petA gene encoding ubiquinol-cytochrome c reductase iron-sulfur subunit; the encoded protein is MTNAISVDSSRRDFLFIATGAVAAVGAAAATWPFIAQMNPSASTVAAGFPVEIDLGPIAVGQVIKVFWRGQPIFVSHRTPKQIEEAETADWKSMRDPQPDSARVKAGHEEWLVVSAICTHLGCIPTPHEGNFDGWFCQCHGSQYDSSGRIRLGPAPLNLALVPYEFLSDAKLQIGVA
- the yghU gene encoding glutathione-dependent disulfide-bond oxidoreductase, with product MNDTSAYTPPKVWSWNKDNGGKFASTNRPIAGPTHDKELPVGRHPMQLYSLATPNGVKATVMLEELLELGHKGAEYDAWLIKIDGNQFGSGFVAVNPNSKIPALMDRSGPTPIRVFESGAILMHLAEKFGVLLPRDGAARAECLSWLFWQMGSAPYLGGGFGHFYAYAPTKIEYAIDRFAMEVKRQLDVLDRRLADSRYLGGDDYTIADIAVWPWYGGLVKGVLYEAGEFLQVQDYKNVQRWADAIAQRPAVQRGRLVNRTWGELSSQLHERHDASDFATRTQDKLEATK
- a CDS encoding primary-amine oxidase; protein product: MSLADQSTCCHATTRAETNSVLHPLQALTPAEIIKVAAIVNADPPYGVDTRFETIELLEPDKSVVRAFKPGMKIARQARVSVFSTTAIGVTRLFVSLDDGRIVERKEFPRARPMIQLEQFLAIEGYVRADPDFIAGCARRGITDMTTVCVDPWSAGNFSIPGEEGRHLCHVFAWQRLCENENFYAHPIEGLNAVIDLKTWEIIRVDDYGTIPIPLRQANYEKEFNTSTRAPLKPIDVTQPQGVNFKIEGSALSWDKWSFVVGFNAREALTLHDIKYDGRSIAHRASLVEMVVPYGSPVNGHFRKNVFDIGEYGIGKLANSLKLGCDCLGVIEYMDVHMSTMNGDVMTIEKAICIHEEDSGLAWKHWDFRTDRAEIRRARKLVVSTICTVGNYEYALYWYFHLDGTIEFEMKATGIINTAACLPGQPGKYAREVLPGVVGQIHQHIFCARLDMAVDGDNNSFVECNTYAEPEDSADNPYGNAFYESETVLGTELAAARRANPAAQRYWKVVNPNKTNYTGAPVSYKLEAMNCVTPFVSPNSASGKRSSFVQNHVWVTAFDPEERFPAGNYMNHSDGAGGIADFVKQDRPLVNTDIVLWHVFGLHHPVRIEDFPVQPCISTGFKLVPHGFFDGNPCIDLPAEQNAASCCANAAVT
- a CDS encoding sugar ABC transporter ATP-binding protein, which encodes MSDAIIEFRKATKHYAGVPAIEDVDFQLRRGEIHALIGENGAGKSTLTKAMAGVVTLTSGAMFVNGKEVSPKSPLDARHLGIAMVFQENSLVPTMTVAQNLFLGQEKFYNRLRGIYIAAQQFLQSLNFDVTPTSTVGSLGAAKKQMVEIARAVLHQAQVIVFDEPTATLTPEEKNYFFDLVRDLKKRGVSIVFISHALEEALLLADRITVLRDGKHVVTDDAGNFDRARIVQAMVGRDLSNTLYGKRKTEVRRAGERVLTVQNLKMAPMVKNNSLSVFAGQITGVFGLVGAGRTETFKIVAGVLKRDFFHGGEILLRGTPVRYRVPAPAVRGGIAYVTEDRKVEGFFETMSIARNIYLGILAKFPRGRFLLSSRETQAAGADWVARLNVRAIDAKAKVVELSGGNQQKVVIAKSLAQEPDLIIFDEPTRGVDVGAIVEIHDLINRLADEGKAVVVISSYLPEVMALSDRILVSRQGKVVEEFSALEANEEKIMYAAIH